The following is a genomic window from Marinobacter salsuginis.
ACCTGGTGATCACCCAGGACATACCACTGGCCGCAGAGGCCATCGAAAAAGGGGCCGATGTCTTCAACCCGAGGGGCCAGGCCTTCACCAAAGAGAACATCCGCCAGCGCCTTGCCATGCGCAACTTCATGGAAGAAATGCGCAACGCCGGTCAGGTCACCGGCGGGCCAGCCCCGTTCAGCCAGACCGACCGCAAGGAATTCGCCGACAAACTCGACCGCTGGCTCCAAAGAAACGCCCGCAGGTGATAATGATTCTATTTTAAAACCAAGACAGATCCGCTACCCTTCCCGCCTTACTATTTGCAGGCTTACCTCTGGCCTGCCTGATACACGGGAGAGAAGCGGAGTATGTCCTCACACAGCCACAAAACCACCAGCAGTTTTGCTGCCCTGGCTCGCCTGCTCAGATACGCCCGGGGATATCGCCGGCAGATCATCGCCGCTACAACCTGCTCGATCATCAACAAACTGTTCGATATTGCCCCTGAAATCCTGATCGGCGTCGCCATTGATGTGGTCGTCAACCAGGAAGAAAGCTTTGTGGCAGGCCTGGGCTTTGAAACCGCTCAGGAACAGATCACCATTCTGGCGGTACTCACCTTCTTTATCTGGGCCGGTGAATCCCTGTTCGAATACCTGTTCCAGATCCTCTGGCGCAATCTGGCCCAGCGACTGCAATCGGATCTGCGTCAGGACGCCTACGAGCATGCCCAGCGCCTCGACATGAGCTTCTTCGAGGCCCGCAGCTCTGGTCAGCTGGTGGCCACCATGAACGACGACGTCAACCAGCTAGAGCGCTTCCTTGATGGTGGCGCCAACGCAATGATTCAGGTTCTGGTGACCGTCGTTGCCGTGGGCGCCGTCTTCTTCGTGCTCTCACCACTCATTGCGCTGCTGGCCTTCACTCCCATTCCCCTGATTATCTGGGGTGCCTTCTATTTCCAGCGCAAAGCCGGGCCGCTGTATGCGGACGTTCGGGAAAAAGTGGGCGACCTGTCCAGCCGTCTGGCGAACAACCTGGGCGGCATTGCCACCATCAAGAGTTTTACCGCCGAACAGCGGGAAGCCAAACGCCTCAAGGAGAGCAGCGAAGCGTACGTAGAGGCCAATCGCCGTGCCATCCGTATCAGCTCCGCGTTTATTCCCGTCATCCGGATGGCTATCCTCGCCGGCTTCCTCGCCACCTTTACGGTGGGCGGCATGATGGCCCTCGAAGGCAGCCTGAACGTGGGGGCCTATGGCGTGCTGGTATTCCTGACCCAGCGCCTGCTCTGGCCACTGACAGGCCTTGCCGAGGTGATTGACCTGTTCGAGCGTGCGATGGCAAGCACACGCCGGATTCTGGATCTTCTGGCCGAACCCGTGCACGTTCGTGATGAGGGCGGGAAGGCCCTCGAGGCACCGGTAAAAGGCAACGTTGAGCTGGACAAAGTAAGCTTTCACTATCCCTCCAGCGGCGCCGGTATCCGGGATATCAGCCTGACCGTGCCAGCGGGCAACACCCTTGCGCTGGTGGGCGCTACCGGCTCCGGCAAATCCACCCTGATCAAGTTGCTGCTCCGGTTCTACGACCCGAGCAACGGCGAAATCCGCATCGATGGCCAACCCATTCGGGACCTCAGCCTGAATTCCCTGCGCGGCTCGATCGGGCTTGTGAGCCAGGATGTCTATCTATTCGAGGGCACGATCCGGGAAAACCTTGCTTACGGAAATCCGGCTGCCACCGATGCCGACATCATCAATGCAGCGAAAACCGCGGAAGCCTGGTCCTTCATCGAAGCCCTGCCTGAGGGTCTGGATACGCCTGTAGGTGAACGCGGTGTTCGTCTGTCGGGAGGACAGCGGCAACGCCTCTCGCTGGCGCGGGCACTACTGAAGAACCCGCCAATACTGGTACTCGATGAAGCTACCAGCGCCGTGGACAACGAAACAGAGGCCGCCATCCAGCGGTCCCTGAAGCGCATCGGCCATAACCGTACCGTCATCATGATCGCCCATCGACTCTCCACGATCGTTGACGCGGACTCCATTGCGGTCATTGAAGGCGGCAAAGTGCTGGAACAGGGAACTCACCGGGAACTGTTGGACCAGGATGGCGCTTACGCCAATCAGTGGCGGGTCCAGACCGGCCAGATCCAGGCCGCCATTTAACGATATGAATATTGATAGTGATTCGCATTTAAATTATCCTGCAGGCCCTCAGAATTCCGGGAGCCTGCATGCCTGTTTTTTTTGACGTTTCCAATCTCGGTGTTCGTATTGGCGACACCACCATACTGCAAAACCTCAACCTCGGTTTCGTTGAGGGTGAGGTGACCGCCCTGCTCGGGCATAACGGCTCCGGCAAGTCCACCCTGCTCAAGGTGCTTGCCCGTCAGCATGTACCGTCTTCTGGCGAAGTACAGCTTCTGGGAAAATCTTTCCGGAACACAGGGGCCCGGGAGTTTGCCCGCAATGTAGGCTACCTCCCCCAGCATCCCCCGGGCACTGATGGTTTGACGGTGCGCGAGCTGGTTGCCCTGGGCCGCTATCCCTGGCGCGGCCCGCTGGGCCGCTATAACGACGAAGACCACCAACTGATTACCGGGGCTATCGACGACACCGGGCTCGGAGCCTTCCAGCATCGCTCCGTGGACACACTCTCTGGTGGTGAACGCCAGCGCGCCTGGATTGCCATGCTGCTGGCCCAGCAAACCCGATGCCTGCTTCTTGATGAACCCATATCGGCCCTGGATGTAAAACATCAGGTTGAAACCCTGCGCCTGGTACATCGTCTTGCCGAACAAAGGGACCTCACGGTTGTCGTTGTGTTGCACGATGTGGATCTTGCGGCACGATTCTGCGACCGCCTGGTGGCCCTGAAATCCGGGCAGCTTGTGGCCGATGGCAGCCCCCGTGAAATCATGGATTCCGGCATCCTGGAATCCATTTATGGCGTACCCATGGGGGTGATGGAGCGGGCGCCCGGCCAGTGGGTGTCCTATGTTCACTAGTCGTGTCCCGGGATTTCGATTCTGCTTCATACTTCTTGTGGGTTTGCTGCCAGTGTTTGCCGGCGCGGAGACATGGCAGCATGAGCAAGGCACGCTCAGCCTGGATAAAACCCCGCAACGTGTTATTGCCCTGAACTGGGCAGCGACAGAGGCGCTTTTGTTACTCGGGGTGACTCCAGTTGGCGTTGCCGATCGCGACGGCTACAGTGTCTGGGTCAAGGAACCGGAACTTCCCGAGGGCGTGGCCAACATCGGTACCCGGGTGGCGCCGAGCCTGGAAGCCATCGCCGAACTCAAGCCAGACCTGATCGTCACCAGCTCCGAAATGGCACCCGCCGCTAACCTCCTTGAACGCATTGCGCCGACCTACGTTGTCAGTGTTTACAAAAAAGGCTCCAACCCCTACGAAAAAGCCAGCGATATGCTCACCACTCTGGGCGACATGCTGGACCGAGAGGAACGCGCCGCAGCTGTTCTCAACGACATAAACCGGACTCTGCAGACTCAGCGCCGTCGTCTTGAGAATGCCAACCTCACCGAGCGGCCGGTGGCGCTGGTGAATTTCCTGGACGACCGCCACGTTCGCGTTTATGCGCCAAACGGTCTTTATCAGAGTGCCCTCGACGCCCTTGGTCTTGAAAACGCCTGGTCCCAGCCCGGTAATTATTGGGGTTTCTCGGTCGCTGGGCTTGAGGCGCTCGCGCCCTATCAGGACACCCGGATTGTTGTCATTGCTCCGACCCTGCCCGGGTTGTCCGACACCCTGGCAGACAGCCCTTTCTGGACCTATCTGCCGCCTGTTCAACGCGATCAGGTGTACCAGATCGATCCGGTCTGGCCGTTCGGAGGCGTCTTCCCAGTCAAGCGGCTGGCGACGTTACTGGCCGACAGCCTGATAGCAGGAGGTTCAGACAATGTACGCTGAATCCGCAAACAGCCCTGTCGGTCGCCCCTCCCTGCCAGCAAGGTTACCGGTGGCTGCGGCGCTGATCTGGTTTGGCGCCTTTCTCGCGAGCGCTGTACCCTGGTTTGACCAACTCAATGCCGCCGATCTGATCGCCGCCTTCTGGACGTTCGAAGCCGATGATTACGCGTCGGTACTCGCCCACTTCAGCTGGGCACCGCGGGTCGCCATGGCCGTCCTGATTGGTTGTGGCCTTGGCCTTGCGGGCGCGGTTACCCAGCAGATCCTGGGCAACCCCCTGGCCTCACCCACAACGCTGGGTGTTGAAGCCGGTGGTCAGTTCGGCATAACGGTCGCGACCCTGTTCTTCCCCGGCTTGCTGGCTCTTAGCCCGGATCTGGCGGCAGTCTCCGGTGGCTTTCTGGCCATCGGGCTGGTTATCGCACTCACCTGGCGCCTGGGCTTTTCACCAGTCACCGTGATCCTGGCCGGTCTTGTTGTCACCTTTTTCCTGGGCGCAGTAAACATGGCGTTCCTGCTGCTCAAGGGAGAGTGGCTAGGAAACCTGTTTATCTGGGGCGCCGGTTCCCTGGTCCAGAACAACTGGCAACCGTTCACGGATCTCTGGCCCCGGGTGCTGGTGCTGGGTGTATTCATGATTCTGTTGATGCGCCCGCTTCAGGTTATGCAACTGGGGCAAACCTCCGCCCGCTCTCTTGGCGCCAAGGTTGGCCTGATCCGCGTCCTGGCCCTGTTTCTGGTTGTAATGATGAGTGCCACTGTGGTGAGCCGGGTCGGCGTCGTGGCGTTTATCGGTCTTGCGGCACCGGTACTGGCGAGACTGCTGGGGGCCCGCACCCTGTCTGAACGGCTTATCTGGAGCAGTGTTCTGGGCGCGGGTCTACTGTTGCTGGCCGATACCCTCGCCCACTGGGCATCCACCTGGGGTGACGGGTCTCTGGTGCCAACCGGCACCACCACCGCCCTGATCGGCGGGCCGATCATTCTGCTGGCTCTGCAAGGCTTGAAGAATACCCATCATATGCCCGGGCAGGACGACAGCCCCGCCGGCTTCCTGCCGAAGCGACGTTCCAGCCTTGTGATCGGTGGGGCCTTAGCCATGCTCCTTCTGATCACCATCTGCATCTCCATGGCCTGGTCCCCCGGGCTGACCGAGTGGAGCTGGACTCCGATCACCCAGTGGCACGAGGCCTGGGTCTGGCGCGGCCCCAGGCTCATGGCTGCAATTCTTGCTGGCATGGCCCTCGGCCTTGCTGGAACATTGATCCAGCGCATGACAGGCAACCCCATGGCCAGCCCGGAACTGCTGGGCATCAGCGGCGGCGCGGCGGTGGTCATGGTCATGATTGTCCTGTTCGGCGCCGACGTCGGCCGGGGCGGACAGCTGGGTGCAGCCACCCTCGGCGCTGGAGCGGCTCTGGGTTTACTGATCTTGCTGGCTCGCAAGCACCGATTTGCCGGTAACCAGCTTTTACTTGGCGGGCTCGCTCTGTATGTCTTTATGGACGCTGGCCTTCGCCTGGTGATGGCTTCCGGTGGCACCGTGGCCTCGCAGCTTCTCAACTGGATGTACGGTTCCACCTGGCTGGTCTCGGAAGCCGAGGCTCTCGGCCTGTTGGCGCTCATCGTGTTGATCTCGGCCAGCCTGCTGGTGATTATCCGGCCCCTGAGCATTCTTCCCCTGGGAGAGACATCGGCCAGCTCACTGGGTTTGCCGGTGACAAAAGTGCGTCTGCTTTTACTTCTGTTGGCCGCATTACTGACTGCGTCGGCAACGGTCGTGATCGGCCCGCTGAGTTTCGTGGGCCTCATAGCTCCTCACCTCGCCCGGGTACTGGGCCAGCAGATCGTTGGACGGCAGCTCGTTGTCGCAGCCCTTGCCGGTGGCCTGTTGTTGGGAGTAGCCGACTACCTGTCACGAATTGTGGTTTACCCAAACCAGCTTCCGGCGGGGCTTCTGGCAGCCCTGGTCGGCGGCCTGTACTTCCTCTGGGGGTTGAGTCGCCATGGCAGAGCCTGACCACAACTCCGGGATCGGCCCATGGGCCCGGCTTTACAACCACCTTCTGAGCCAGTCAGAACTGAACAGGGAATTGGTCCTGAATGAGGCGCTGAGACCTGCCGAAGACGAGCGCAGCAGCGTATTGTCTTTGGCCCAGTGCCTGGAGCAACCGTCGCTACTACTTGACCAGGTTGGCACCGACTATCCGGACAACACCGGCACCCGGGCCGCACGTGCGTTGGTTTCTGTGCTGCAGCAGGATCTGGCGCTCAGCGTAATTGCGCCGCTGACCCTCAGACTGTTCCGCGATGGCCAGACGCCTTTGCCGGACGCCAAACGAATCTTCCTGGCCCCCATGGACCAACAGTCGCAAACAACGTCCCGTTGGTTTCAGATGCCAGGCGGGGAAATGGCTGGTGAGAGGACTTTCGTCCAGTCGGTAGGAGAAATAACCGCACAATGGTACCCGGTTTTCAGACGCCAGCTGGGCGTCAGCCCTGGCGCTTACTGGAGCAGCATCGGATTGGGATTGGGAGCACCTTTTTCAGCCGTGTGGAACCTGGCAGAGCCCCATGCGCTGTGCCAATTGGCGCAGGGCTGGCTGGAGCAGTTTCAGAACGATGCGAACCGGTTTATCGACTGGATTCCGGCCGTGTTCGGTGAGCAGGCCACGGCAATCCCCCAGCGCAGAGGGTGTTGCCTGAAATATCTCTTGCCGGAAGGCGGTTATTGCGGCACCTGCGGCGTGCATCGTAAGGAACGACTGGCCACACTCATGCCCCAAGAGCGGTCGACAAAGCCAGCCCAATGGCCGCAAGGCCAATAAGCACACCTGCGCCTGCCGCCAACTTCAAACCCTCAATCATTT
Proteins encoded in this region:
- a CDS encoding YaiI/YqxD family protein; translation: MPIWVDADACPVPIREILCRAATRWQIDTTFIANHAINLPPSPYIKRRQVPHGFDVADNEIMDQMQEGDLVITQDIPLAAEAIEKGADVFNPRGQAFTKENIRQRLAMRNFMEEMRNAGQVTGGPAPFSQTDRKEFADKLDRWLQRNARR
- a CDS encoding ABC transporter ATP-binding protein, encoding MSSHSHKTTSSFAALARLLRYARGYRRQIIAATTCSIINKLFDIAPEILIGVAIDVVVNQEESFVAGLGFETAQEQITILAVLTFFIWAGESLFEYLFQILWRNLAQRLQSDLRQDAYEHAQRLDMSFFEARSSGQLVATMNDDVNQLERFLDGGANAMIQVLVTVVAVGAVFFVLSPLIALLAFTPIPLIIWGAFYFQRKAGPLYADVREKVGDLSSRLANNLGGIATIKSFTAEQREAKRLKESSEAYVEANRRAIRISSAFIPVIRMAILAGFLATFTVGGMMALEGSLNVGAYGVLVFLTQRLLWPLTGLAEVIDLFERAMASTRRILDLLAEPVHVRDEGGKALEAPVKGNVELDKVSFHYPSSGAGIRDISLTVPAGNTLALVGATGSGKSTLIKLLLRFYDPSNGEIRIDGQPIRDLSLNSLRGSIGLVSQDVYLFEGTIRENLAYGNPAATDADIINAAKTAEAWSFIEALPEGLDTPVGERGVRLSGGQRQRLSLARALLKNPPILVLDEATSAVDNETEAAIQRSLKRIGHNRTVIMIAHRLSTIVDADSIAVIEGGKVLEQGTHRELLDQDGAYANQWRVQTGQIQAAI
- a CDS encoding ABC transporter ATP-binding protein; translation: MPVFFDVSNLGVRIGDTTILQNLNLGFVEGEVTALLGHNGSGKSTLLKVLARQHVPSSGEVQLLGKSFRNTGAREFARNVGYLPQHPPGTDGLTVRELVALGRYPWRGPLGRYNDEDHQLITGAIDDTGLGAFQHRSVDTLSGGERQRAWIAMLLAQQTRCLLLDEPISALDVKHQVETLRLVHRLAEQRDLTVVVVLHDVDLAARFCDRLVALKSGQLVADGSPREIMDSGILESIYGVPMGVMERAPGQWVSYVH
- a CDS encoding ABC transporter substrate-binding protein, whose protein sequence is MFTSRVPGFRFCFILLVGLLPVFAGAETWQHEQGTLSLDKTPQRVIALNWAATEALLLLGVTPVGVADRDGYSVWVKEPELPEGVANIGTRVAPSLEAIAELKPDLIVTSSEMAPAANLLERIAPTYVVSVYKKGSNPYEKASDMLTTLGDMLDREERAAAVLNDINRTLQTQRRRLENANLTERPVALVNFLDDRHVRVYAPNGLYQSALDALGLENAWSQPGNYWGFSVAGLEALAPYQDTRIVVIAPTLPGLSDTLADSPFWTYLPPVQRDQVYQIDPVWPFGGVFPVKRLATLLADSLIAGGSDNVR
- the fhuB gene encoding Fe(3+)-hydroxamate ABC transporter permease FhuB, encoding MYAESANSPVGRPSLPARLPVAAALIWFGAFLASAVPWFDQLNAADLIAAFWTFEADDYASVLAHFSWAPRVAMAVLIGCGLGLAGAVTQQILGNPLASPTTLGVEAGGQFGITVATLFFPGLLALSPDLAAVSGGFLAIGLVIALTWRLGFSPVTVILAGLVVTFFLGAVNMAFLLLKGEWLGNLFIWGAGSLVQNNWQPFTDLWPRVLVLGVFMILLMRPLQVMQLGQTSARSLGAKVGLIRVLALFLVVMMSATVVSRVGVVAFIGLAAPVLARLLGARTLSERLIWSSVLGAGLLLLADTLAHWASTWGDGSLVPTGTTTALIGGPIILLALQGLKNTHHMPGQDDSPAGFLPKRRSSLVIGGALAMLLLITICISMAWSPGLTEWSWTPITQWHEAWVWRGPRLMAAILAGMALGLAGTLIQRMTGNPMASPELLGISGGAAVVMVMIVLFGADVGRGGQLGAATLGAGAALGLLILLARKHRFAGNQLLLGGLALYVFMDAGLRLVMASGGTVASQLLNWMYGSTWLVSEAEALGLLALIVLISASLLVIIRPLSILPLGETSASSLGLPVTKVRLLLLLLAALLTASATVVIGPLSFVGLIAPHLARVLGQQIVGRQLVVAALAGGLLLGVADYLSRIVVYPNQLPAGLLAALVGGLYFLWGLSRHGRA
- a CDS encoding (2Fe-2S)-binding protein produces the protein MAEPDHNSGIGPWARLYNHLLSQSELNRELVLNEALRPAEDERSSVLSLAQCLEQPSLLLDQVGTDYPDNTGTRAARALVSVLQQDLALSVIAPLTLRLFRDGQTPLPDAKRIFLAPMDQQSQTTSRWFQMPGGEMAGERTFVQSVGEITAQWYPVFRRQLGVSPGAYWSSIGLGLGAPFSAVWNLAEPHALCQLAQGWLEQFQNDANRFIDWIPAVFGEQATAIPQRRGCCLKYLLPEGGYCGTCGVHRKERLATLMPQERSTKPAQWPQGQ